The segment CCGAGTATCGCCGCAAATAGGGCCAGCCAAATCGAAAGATAATCCGGAGGTTGCTCACGGCGGGTTGATTCTGCGCAAAATCCTTTAGCAATGCCATCGATTTACAAGCCTCAACGCCTCAACTTGGGTCAGTGGAATCCGGTCAGCAATTCTCAGTTTGACTTCGGTAGAGCCTGTCCCCAGCGAGCTGCCTCCAACGTGTTCCCAATACGTCGGACACGGCTCGCCGGGACGGACTCGCCCTACCATAATGAGAATTGCTGGAATCCGGTTGACGGCGGTTGAACTTCTGGAGGATTTTACCCGCGCTTTATGCCGAGAATACAACGCGCGCTGCTTTCGGTCTCCGACAAAACCGGCTTGAGCACTCTCGCCCTCACGCTCGCGAAAGCGGGGGTGGAGATCATCTCGACGGGCGGGACGGCCAAGGCCCTGCGTGATCAAGGCATCGCCGTGACGGAGTTGAGCGCCTACACCGGCTTTCCGGAAATGCTGGATGGGCGCGTCAAGACGCTCCACCCGAAAGTCCACGGCGGCCTGCTCTTCCTCCGCGGGAATCCCGGCCACGAGAAGGCCGCTCAGCAACACGACCTCAAGCCGATCGATCTGGTCGTGGTGAATCTTTACCCCTTCGAGCAAACCGTGGCGAAACCGGGAGTAGCGCTTCACGAAGCGATCGAGAACATCGACATCGGCGGCCCCTCGATGCTTCGCAGCGCGGCCAAGAATCACGAAAGCGTCACCGTCGTCGTCGATCCAGGGGACTATGACGAGGTCGCCCGGCAAATCCAGGCCGGCGGCAACACCACGCTGGAACTGCGCCGGAAGCTCGCGGCGAAGGTGTTTGCGCGGACCGCGGCTTACGACGGCGCGATTGCGGGTTACTTGAGCCGCGCGTTCGCAACTCGCCAGGAACAAACGAGCAAATCCACCGAAGCCAGCTCGCTCGACCTGCCCGCTGAACTGACACTCCGAGAATCGAAAGTCCAGCCTTTGCGTTACGGAGAGAACCCGCACCAGCGCGCCGCGCTGTATGGCCGGTTCAATGAGTATTTCCAGCAACTCCACGGCAAGGAGCTTTCGTATAACAACATTCTCGACCTCACCGCCGCCGCCAGCCTGATCGCCGAGTTTTTCGGGGACGGACCCACGCTGGCGATCCTCAAGCACACGAACCCTTGCGGCGTGGGGCAGGGCGCGACGCTGCGGGAGGCCTGGGACAAAGCGTTCGCGACGGACAAGCAAGCGCCTTTCGGCGGCATCATCGCCGTCAACCAGGCGCTCGATCCGGCCTGCGCGGAAGCGATCGCCGAAATT is part of the Verrucomicrobiota bacterium genome and harbors:
- the purH gene encoding bifunctional phosphoribosylaminoimidazolecarboxamide formyltransferase/IMP cyclohydrolase translates to MQRALLSVSDKTGLSTLALTLAKAGVEIISTGGTAKALRDQGIAVTELSAYTGFPEMLDGRVKTLHPKVHGGLLFLRGNPGHEKAAQQHDLKPIDLVVVNLYPFEQTVAKPGVALHEAIENIDIGGPSMLRSAAKNHESVTVVVDPGDYDEVARQIQAGGNTTLELRRKLAAKVFARTAAYDGAIAGYLSRAFATRQEQTSKSTEASSLDLPAELTLRESKVQPLRYGENPHQRAALYGRFNEYFQQLHGKELSYNNILDLTAAASLIAEFFGDGPTLAILKHTNPCGVGQGATLREAWDKAFATDKQAPFGGIIAVNQALDPACAEAIAEIFSEVIIAPDFAPDALALLQKKKNLRLIKVLKNPATAGAWDVRGVGADSWLLQERDVKTVSAGELKIVTRRPPGQAELAAMLFGWRVVKHVKSNAIVYAAQDRTLGIGAGQMSRVDASRIAVWKAGEAGLSLKGSVVCSDAFFPFPDGLIAAAEAGATAAIQPGGSVRDAEVIAAADERNVAMAFTGVRHFRH